Proteins found in one Abyssibius alkaniclasticus genomic segment:
- the cobW gene encoding cobalamin biosynthesis protein CobW, with translation MPAKIPTTIITGFLGAGKTTLIRHMLQNAGGKRIALIINEFGDLGVDGEVLKGCGIEGCADDDVMELSNGCICCTVAEDFVPTLEKLLGRETPPDHIVIETSGLALPQPLVRAFAWPEIRSRVTVDGVVTLVDSVALHEGRFAHNEAAVDAQRAADDGLDHETPLSELFDDQLACADMVVLNKTDLLDAAALDALETRLKAELRSGVRMIRAQHGAISPALLLGLGIGAEDDLDARAEHHHHHHDDDEDDAHAHDHHHDHGHDEFETFQVDTGALGDVEAYVARLKSTIAAHDILRLKGFAQVGEKPMRLVIQAVGPRIEHYFDRPLTAAEKGRTRLVVIGETGLKQGDIATALQA, from the coding sequence ATGCCCGCAAAAATTCCAACGACAATCATCACCGGCTTTCTGGGCGCGGGGAAGACCACGCTCATCCGCCATATGCTGCAAAATGCAGGCGGCAAGCGCATCGCGCTGATCATCAACGAGTTTGGCGACCTTGGTGTCGACGGCGAGGTGCTGAAGGGCTGCGGCATCGAGGGCTGCGCCGATGATGACGTGATGGAACTGTCCAACGGCTGCATCTGCTGCACCGTGGCCGAAGACTTTGTGCCGACGCTGGAAAAGCTGCTGGGCCGTGAAACCCCGCCCGACCATATTGTGATCGAGACTTCGGGCCTTGCCTTGCCGCAGCCGCTGGTGCGCGCCTTCGCATGGCCGGAAATCCGCAGCCGGGTAACGGTGGATGGCGTGGTCACGCTGGTGGATTCGGTGGCGCTGCACGAGGGCCGCTTCGCCCATAACGAGGCGGCGGTTGATGCGCAGCGCGCCGCAGATGACGGGCTTGACCATGAAACCCCGCTCTCTGAACTGTTCGACGACCAGTTGGCCTGTGCCGATATGGTGGTGCTGAACAAGACCGACCTGCTTGATGCCGCCGCGCTTGACGCGCTGGAGACACGTCTGAAGGCCGAGCTGCGCAGCGGTGTGCGGATGATCCGCGCACAGCACGGCGCAATCTCGCCCGCGCTGCTGCTGGGCCTGGGTATCGGGGCGGAGGATGATCTGGATGCACGCGCCGAGCATCACCACCATCACCACGATGATGATGAAGACGACGCCCACGCCCACGACCATCATCATGACCACGGCCATGACGAGTTTGAAACCTTTCAGGTGGATACCGGCGCGCTTGGTGATGTCGAAGCCTATGTCGCACGGCTCAAATCCACCATCGCCGCGCATGATATTCTGCGGCTGAAGGGCTTTGCGCAAGTGGGTGAAAAGCCCATGCGGCTGGTCATTCAGGCGGTTGGCCCGCGTATCGAACACTATTTCGACCGCCCGCTGACGGCGGCTGAAAAGGGCCGCACGCGGCTGGTTGTGATTGGCGAGACGGGGTTGAAACAGGGCGATATTGCAACCGCCTTGCAGGCCTGA